One Solanum lycopersicum chromosome 4, SLM_r2.1 DNA window includes the following coding sequences:
- the LOC138348302 gene encoding uncharacterized protein: MVVMWIWETLVPLLMQGLAKVKTLTLGVGKDHLNSEDPTATFSTSHPFTTTPSFNTATDDEIDVGPAGPNFSKEEVLDSDYSTENSVESEAELVGDDDEEEYGSDVNEEVRELMAEKRSFQRRKIRERVAADNEEVPVGEVGPDLSFDETGTGKVSHEERLGEDESYIASFDEGSFELEEDECCNDNEHESGSQRRVKLSRKRS, from the coding sequence ATGGTAGTCATGTGGATATGGGAGACTCTTGTGCCACTTTTAATGCAAGGCCTAGCGAAAGTGAAAACTTTAACTTTGGGGGTAGGTAAAGACCATTTAAATAGTGAAGACCCTACTGCTACTTTTTCAACCTCACATCCTTTCACTACCACACCTTCGTTCAATACTGCTACTGATGATGAAATAGATGTTGGTCCTGCTGGAcctaatttctcaaaagaagAAGTTTTGGATTCTGATTATTCAACTGAGAATAGTGTTGAGTCTGAAGCTGAATTAGTTGGAGATGATGATGAGGAAGAGTATGGTAGTGATGTAAATGAGGAGGTTAGGGAGTTGATGGCTGAAAAGAGAAGTTTTCAAAGGAGGAAAATAAGAGAAAGAGTAGCAGCTGACAATGAAGAGGTACCAGTAGGTGAAGTTGGACCAGATTTAAGTTTTGATGAAACTGGAACAGGTAAAGTAAGTCATGAAGAAAGGCTAGGAGAAGATGAGTCTTACATTGCAAGTTTTGATGAGGGCAGTTTTGAGTTAGAGGAAGATGAGTGTTGTAATGATAATGAACATGAATCTGGTAGCCAAAGAAGGGTAAAGTTGTCAAGAAAGAGGAGTTGA
- the LOC101246418 gene encoding probable E3 ubiquitin-protein ligase XERICO, which produces MAALSQLLAHIYTMTLVFVTILILELVILVRSITDTISDSGRGRPITTKQYLKLIDEKNPVSRFKTPSINPAGFSDTCAVCLSAFEDGEQVRKLKCKHIFHKDCLDTWLQQDSATCPLCRNKVLPEEIVVKFRQHRNLQTEYEGSDEELIFLLSALHGNYIGRFL; this is translated from the coding sequence atGGCTGCTCTTTCTCAGCTCTTAGCTCATATCTACACCATGACTCTAGTCTTCGTCACCATTCTCATACTCGAACTCGTAATCTTAGTACGTTCCATAACCGACACAATCTCAGATTCCGGCCGCGGCCGCCCCATCACAACCAAGCAATACCTCAAACTCATCGACGAAAAAAACCCGGTCAGCCGGTTCAAAACCCCCTCAATCAACCCGGCCGGTTTTTCCGATACCTGTGCCGTTTGTTTATCGGCATTTGAAGACGGCGAACAAGTACGGAAGCTGAAATGCAAGCATATTTTTCACAAGGATTGTTTGGACACGTGGCTCCAACAAGATTCTGCCACGTGTCCGCTCTGCCGGAATAAGGTGCTGCCGGAAGAAATTGTGGTTAAATTCCGGCAGCACCGTAACCTGCAGACGGAGTATGAAGGAAGTGATGAGGAGctcatttttttgttatctgCATTACATGGTAATTATATTGGTAGATTTttgtaa